ACCTGTTCGACGAATACTCTCCGGCCGGATTCGACCGGGCGGTGCGGCGCGCGCTGGCGCTGTTCGCCGACGCGCCGGCGTGGCAGTCGGATTCGCGCCAGGCGATGGGCCGCGACTTCTGCTGGGCTCATTCGGCCGCGCGGTATCTCGCGGCCTACCAACGCGCGCTGGCGGCCCGATGACGGACTTCATTCTCGCGCTCCACAGTCATCTTCCGTACGTCCTCAACCACGGGCGGTGGCCGCACGGCAGCGACTGGCTGTGCGAGGCGGCGCTCGACACCTACCTGCCCCTGATCGAGGCGCTGTCAACTCTAGAGCGCGCCGGCGTGAGCGCGCCGGTGACGATCGGCGTGACGCCGGTGCTAGCCAACCAGCTGGTGAATCCGGCGTTCGCCGCGGAGATGGAGACGTTCATCGCTCAGCGTCTCGCCGCATGCGACGAGGCCCACGTCTCGCTGGCGACGACCGGCGACGCACACCTCGTGCCGCTGGCTGGATTCTGGCGGGAGCGATTCCTGCACCTGCGCGAACTGTTCCGGTCGCTGGGCGGAAACATCGTCGCCGTGCTGCGCGACCTCGAGGGGCGCGGGCGGATAGAGATCATGGGCTCGGCGGCCACGCACGGGTTCCTCCCGCTACTGGGGCGTGACGAGAGCATCCAGCTTCAGCTTGCCCTTGGGCAGGCGGAGCACCGGCGGCTGTTCGGTCGCGCGCCGAAGGGGTGCTGGCTTCCCGAGTGCGCGTATCGCCCGCGCGGCGCGTGGGAGCCTCTGCCCGGTGCTCGTCGCGCGGCCGTGCGGCCCGGCACCGACGAGCACCTCGCCACGGCGGGGTTCCGCTACTTCTTCACTGACGCGAACCTGGCCGAAGCCGGCGTGCCCCTTGGCGCCTCCAGCGACGTCCCACTCGGCGCCGAGCGGTTCGACTCCGAGCGGCACGATGTTTCCGTGCAGAAACTGACGGAGACCGGAAAGCGGTCGCCGTACCACGCCTACCGCATGGCGGGCGCGCTGGCGCGTTCGGTGGCGGCCTTCGTGCGCGATCCGCGCTCCTCCATGCAGGTGTGGAGCAAGCAGAAGGGCTACCCTGGCGACCCGTGGTACCTCGAGTTTCACAAGATCCGCCCGGACGGCCTCAAGTACTGGCGGGTCACGGGACCGGTGGACCTCGGCGCGAAGCGGCCCTACGAGCCGGCGGCGGCACAGGGCCGCGCCTCGGAGCACGCCAGGCACTTCGCCTCGCTGCTGGCGTCCACCGCGGTCAGCACGCGCGGCAACGGCCCCGGAGTCATCGTCTCTCCATTCGACACGGAATTGTTCGGCCACTGGTGGTTCGAGGGCGTCGACTTCATCCAGGCGCTCTATGGGCGCCTGAAGGGGCAGACCGTGGTGCGTCCGGTAACCGCCGCGCTTCATCTGGACGAGCACCCGCCGCGTACGACGGTGCGGCTCTCGGCCGGCTCCTGGGGCGCGAACGGCGACTGGAGCATGTGGCTCAACGACCAGACGGAGCGGCTGTGGCGCAGGCTGTGGGCCCTGGAAGACGCGTTCTGGGACGCCGCGCCGGCGGCGCTCGCCTCGGAGTCCGCTCGGCCGGTGCTGGCGCAGGCCGCACGCGAGCTGCTCCTCGCCCAGGCGTCCGACTGGCAGTTCATGATCTCCACGGGTGCGGTGACCGACTACGCCGAGCGGCGTTTTGCCCTGCACTGCGATGACGCCGAGCGACTCGTGGCGGCGCTGGCTCCAGGCGCCGGCGTCGGGGCGCTCGAGGCCGCTCAGCGCGTCGCGGAGGAGCTGCGCCGCCGCGACGACCTCTTCCCGGACGTTCTCACCTCGGTGGCCACCGCGCTCGGATGACCGATCGCCGCTCGATCGTGATCCACGGCCATTTCTACCAGCCGCCGCGCGAGAACCCGGCGACCGGGCTCGTGCCCGTCGAGGCCTTGGCAGCGCCGGACCACGACTGGAACGCACGCATCACCCGCGAATGTTACGCGCCACTAACCGCCGCGCGCGTCGGATCGGGCGCATCGGCGCGGCAGCTCAACGCGTTCGCGTGGCTGAGCTTCGACGTCGGCCCGACCCTGCTCGACTGGATGGAGCGCGAGGCGCCCGAGACGGTCACCGCCATCATCGCCGCCGACCGGGAGAGCGCGCGGCGCCTGGGCCATGGCAACGCGCTGGCGATGCCGTACCACCACCTCATCCTCCCGCTCGCCTCGCGCCGCGACAAGACGACGGAGGTGCGCTGGGGCCTGGCGGACTTCCGGCGCCGCTTCGGGAGGCAGGCGGCCGGGATGTGGTTGCCGGAGACCGCGGTGGACGACGAGACGCTCGACGTGCTCGCGGCGGAAGGGTTGGCGTTCACGGTGCTGGCACCGCACCAGGTGTCGCGGCCGCCCGCGCACGGCCGTCCGGCGCGCTATCGCACCAGCGCCGGCCGCTGGATCACGCTCTGTCTCTACCACGGGCCGCTCTCGCACGACGTGGCGTTTGGGCAGCTGCTGCCGGACTCCGTGGCGTGGGAGCGCCGCCTGTTCGCCGATCCCGCCGCGGAGGTCGTGGCCTTGGCTACCGACGGCGAGACCTACGGCCATCACCACACTTTCGCCGATCTGGCGCTCGCGGCGCTGCTCGATCGGCTGGCGCGGCGGGCCGACGCGCGACTCGAGAACTTCGCGTCGATGGTGGCCCGCGAGCCGGCGACGGAGGC
The DNA window shown above is from Gemmatimonadales bacterium and carries:
- a CDS encoding DUF1957 domain-containing protein — translated: MTDFILALHSHLPYVLNHGRWPHGSDWLCEAALDTYLPLIEALSTLERAGVSAPVTIGVTPVLANQLVNPAFAAEMETFIAQRLAACDEAHVSLATTGDAHLVPLAGFWRERFLHLRELFRSLGGNIVAVLRDLEGRGRIEIMGSAATHGFLPLLGRDESIQLQLALGQAEHRRLFGRAPKGCWLPECAYRPRGAWEPLPGARRAAVRPGTDEHLATAGFRYFFTDANLAEAGVPLGASSDVPLGAERFDSERHDVSVQKLTETGKRSPYHAYRMAGALARSVAAFVRDPRSSMQVWSKQKGYPGDPWYLEFHKIRPDGLKYWRVTGPVDLGAKRPYEPAAAQGRASEHARHFASLLASTAVSTRGNGPGVIVSPFDTELFGHWWFEGVDFIQALYGRLKGQTVVRPVTAALHLDEHPPRTTVRLSAGSWGANGDWSMWLNDQTERLWRRLWALEDAFWDAAPAALASESARPVLAQAARELLLAQASDWQFMISTGAVTDYAERRFALHCDDAERLVAALAPGAGVGALEAAQRVAEELRRRDDLFPDVLTSVATALG
- a CDS encoding DUF3536 domain-containing protein; translated protein: MTDRRSIVIHGHFYQPPRENPATGLVPVEALAAPDHDWNARITRECYAPLTAARVGSGASARQLNAFAWLSFDVGPTLLDWMEREAPETVTAIIAADRESARRLGHGNALAMPYHHLILPLASRRDKTTEVRWGLADFRRRFGRQAAGMWLPETAVDDETLDVLAAEGLAFTVLAPHQVSRPPAHGRPARYRTSAGRWITLCLYHGPLSHDVAFGQLLPDSVAWERRLFADPAAEVVALATDGETYGHHHTFADLALAALLDRLARRADARLENFASMVAREPATEAVALVAPSSWSCPHGVERWRDDCGCSITPVTQQGWRAPLRAAVDWLAREVHALYERETAGSQGDPWASRDAAGGAPDARPAGRALERLEMERSALGAFTSCGWFFDDFAALEGRIVLRYAARAIALSAAEGPRLEAGFVERLAPAMSNDPALGSGPDVYRAVKGEG